One Paenibacillus crassostreae DNA segment encodes these proteins:
- a CDS encoding FUSC family protein, which translates to MRNIKTAIAILVCLIIANLLKLEYPFYVTIATVISMENSVTNSFTAGKNRIMGTLLGAGIGLFFATLDPENVLLCALGIILVIYGCNLLKWNKSISIASIVFLAIMLNLDGDTPLYYSLNRIIDTLIGVGVAIVVNYFVFPPKHEVNIHHARKLLSKETVSIMERLVSNEDLDLKKLKAYLKKLEKYLDISKEEFHLGNDGDDSEEKITEEYQSYKLIYEHLKMIRRLDEELIHNSDDSQFIIYNYHINRIQNELEKLGLTLPYGMDMKMKIGLFP; encoded by the coding sequence ATGCGAAATATAAAAACAGCTATAGCCATACTGGTGTGTTTAATTATTGCAAATTTATTAAAATTAGAATATCCATTTTATGTAACGATAGCTACGGTGATCTCCATGGAAAATTCAGTTACCAATTCGTTCACAGCAGGTAAGAATAGAATTATGGGTACATTACTAGGTGCAGGAATCGGTTTGTTCTTCGCCACACTTGACCCTGAGAATGTGTTGTTGTGTGCGCTTGGTATTATACTCGTGATTTACGGATGTAATCTACTGAAATGGAATAAATCCATTTCGATTGCTAGCATTGTATTTCTTGCTATTATGTTAAATTTAGATGGAGACACTCCATTATATTATAGTCTAAATCGTATCATCGACACATTGATTGGAGTAGGTGTTGCCATTGTGGTTAATTACTTTGTGTTTCCACCTAAACATGAAGTAAATATCCATCATGCACGGAAATTATTATCCAAGGAGACTGTCAGTATCATGGAGAGATTAGTCTCTAATGAGGACTTGGATCTGAAGAAATTAAAGGCTTATTTGAAGAAATTAGAGAAATATCTAGATATATCGAAAGAGGAATTTCACTTGGGAAATGATGGTGATGATTCAGAAGAAAAGATCACGGAGGAGTACCAATCCTATAAGCTGATCTATGAGCATTTAAAAATGATTAGAAGATTAGATGAAGAGCTCATACATAATTCGGATGATTCTCAATTTATTATTTATAATTATCATATTAATCGGATTCAGAATGAATTGGAGAAGCTAGGATTAACTCTTCCATATGGAATGGATATGAAAATGAAGATCGGATTATTTCCATGA
- a CDS encoding spore coat protein, translated as MQNQNLGQQNQMGNQPIGMQNQQMNQNQNQNMNRGGHELLDMHELLSCTIGILDQMVMFKPMVQDQEFLSIMDRQYNFISSQYNLTVECFTTGSKPSQDTSKYMMKESANQIKYGLTSSQPDKPIQSSNQMKEAQISGLLVGALKSAATHMTMTANEVTNPVLRRVVASQVENYIEMAYEVFLYQNKHGYYQVAQLDNSDGQQMLHAYAPTTGQPQIPIQ; from the coding sequence ATGCAAAATCAGAATCTAGGTCAACAGAATCAAATGGGGAATCAACCGATAGGTATGCAAAATCAGCAAATGAATCAAAACCAAAATCAGAATATGAATCGGGGAGGCCATGAACTTCTAGATATGCACGAATTATTATCATGTACAATCGGCATTCTAGACCAAATGGTGATGTTTAAACCTATGGTTCAAGATCAAGAGTTCCTATCTATCATGGATCGTCAATACAACTTCATCAGTTCTCAGTACAACCTAACGGTAGAATGCTTTACAACTGGCAGTAAACCTAGTCAGGACACCTCTAAATATATGATGAAAGAATCAGCGAACCAAATCAAATATGGTCTTACATCAAGTCAGCCTGATAAACCGATTCAATCTAGTAACCAAATGAAGGAAGCACAGATTAGCGGACTTTTAGTAGGTGCCCTTAAATCTGCTGCTACTCATATGACAATGACAGCGAATGAAGTGACCAATCCTGTACTACGTCGAGTAGTGGCTTCACAAGTTGAGAATTACATCGAAATGGCTTATGAAGTGTTCTTGTATCAGAACAAGCATGGTTATTATCAGGTTGCACAATTGGATAATAGTGATGGACAACAGATGTTGCATGCTTATGCTCCAACTACAGGACAACCGCAAATACCTATTCAATAA
- a CDS encoding Cof-type HAD-IIB family hydrolase has product MINTRRMIFFDVDGTLLDQHQRLPSSTKNAIKALQRDGHEIAIASGRSPFMIDDLAEELQIDSYVGFNGQYVILKGELIYHNPIESELLSSFSQFAIGNHHPLVYLNQESMRSNILYHSRIETCIAVLQHEHPKYDPQFHINRKIYQAMLFCTEDEELNYRNHFKGLEFVRWHPYAMDVLPAGGSKAIGIAQLIAKLGFSPDEVYAFGDNLNDIEMFRYVGNSVAMGNSPVSLKRLAQFVTTDVDQDGIANGLRMMGLIL; this is encoded by the coding sequence ATGATAAATACACGGCGTATGATCTTCTTCGATGTTGATGGAACTCTATTAGATCAACACCAGAGACTTCCCTCATCCACCAAAAATGCAATTAAAGCTTTACAACGAGATGGACACGAGATTGCGATAGCTTCAGGGCGCTCCCCTTTTATGATTGATGATCTGGCGGAAGAGCTTCAAATTGATTCATACGTTGGATTTAATGGTCAATACGTCATATTAAAGGGAGAATTAATATATCATAATCCAATTGAGAGCGAATTACTCAGTTCTTTTTCACAATTTGCAATAGGCAACCATCATCCTTTAGTTTATCTGAATCAAGAATCAATGCGCAGTAACATTCTTTATCATTCACGTATCGAGACATGTATCGCTGTATTACAACATGAACATCCTAAATATGATCCGCAGTTCCATATCAATCGTAAGATCTATCAAGCCATGCTATTTTGTACAGAAGACGAAGAGTTAAACTACCGCAATCATTTTAAAGGTCTTGAATTTGTTCGTTGGCATCCATACGCTATGGATGTTCTTCCTGCAGGAGGTTCAAAAGCAATTGGTATTGCACAATTAATTGCCAAATTGGGCTTTTCACCTGATGAAGTATACGCTTTTGGAGATAATCTAAACGATATAGAAATGTTTCGATATGTTGGTAATAGTGTTGCCATGGGTAATTCACCAGTATCATTAAAGCGGCTAGCCCAATTTGTGACAACCGATGTGGATCAAGATGGAATTGCTAATGGTCTAAGGATGATGGGACTGATTCTCTAG
- a CDS encoding ABC transporter ATP-binding protein, with protein MSIELKDISKTFGNYSALKSINLSIADGEFIAILGPSGCGKTTLLRMLAGFEHPSSGEIVMNGSIVATSKSSIPPEKRRIGMVFQSFALWPHMNVSEHVSFPIRNHKETPQSIRENEESRILEVLELVGLAHLSQRMPHELSGGQKQRVAIARAIASEPSLLLMDEPLSSLDAMLRMDMRREIQSVHRQTGSAIVYVTHDQGEALAMADRIVVMNDGQIEQVGTPQEIYLNPQTEFVAKFVSKANLIQGRWDHEHFIPDGAESVLQWPGNEVAGYFKSNGLYPVRPDQFQLSPAQVNGLSGEIVNVQFQGKEFYYDVLSTGQQWEVISPLPFKLNDKVSINMPVPNYHYA; from the coding sequence ATGAGTATTGAATTAAAAGATATCAGTAAGACATTCGGAAATTATTCGGCGTTGAAATCGATTAATCTAAGTATCGCAGATGGAGAATTCATAGCTATCTTAGGGCCGTCTGGATGTGGAAAAACCACTTTACTTCGCATGCTCGCAGGATTCGAGCACCCTTCCTCTGGAGAGATTGTTATGAATGGTTCTATTGTTGCAACATCTAAATCCAGCATTCCTCCTGAAAAGAGACGCATTGGAATGGTATTCCAAAGCTTCGCACTCTGGCCGCATATGAATGTTTCCGAGCATGTGAGCTTTCCAATCCGCAATCACAAAGAGACTCCTCAATCGATCCGTGAGAACGAAGAGTCAAGGATCTTAGAAGTTCTTGAACTAGTAGGCTTAGCCCACCTTTCTCAACGGATGCCTCATGAATTATCTGGGGGACAGAAACAACGTGTTGCGATCGCTCGTGCAATTGCATCGGAACCTTCCCTCCTACTAATGGATGAACCTCTAAGCAGTCTCGATGCAATGCTACGCATGGATATGCGGCGTGAAATCCAATCCGTTCATCGGCAGACGGGCTCTGCAATCGTATATGTCACGCATGATCAAGGTGAGGCCTTAGCTATGGCTGATCGAATTGTAGTGATGAATGACGGTCAGATCGAACAAGTAGGAACTCCCCAAGAAATCTACTTGAATCCACAAACAGAATTTGTTGCAAAATTTGTGTCCAAAGCTAATCTTATTCAAGGGCGCTGGGACCATGAGCATTTCATCCCCGATGGTGCAGAATCGGTTCTACAATGGCCGGGAAATGAAGTAGCAGGTTATTTCAAATCCAATGGGCTTTACCCAGTTAGACCTGATCAATTCCAACTCTCACCTGCACAAGTTAATGGTCTCTCCGGTGAAATCGTGAATGTGCAGTTTCAAGGTAAGGAATTCTATTATGATGTTCTATCTACCGGACAGCAGTGGGAAGTTATCTCTCCTTTACCTTTTAAGTTAAATGATAAAGTTTCTATTAATATGCCAGTTCCGAACTATCATTATGCTTAA